The Parus major isolate Abel chromosome 5, Parus_major1.1, whole genome shotgun sequence genome contains a region encoding:
- the CHRM5 gene encoding muscarinic acetylcholine receptor M5, with amino-acid sequence MEVNLFSNSTVVNSSSINHKQLEGHSLWEVITIATVTAIVSLITIVGNILVMISFKVNSQLKTVNNYYLLSLACADLIIGIFSMNLYTSYILIGHWTLGSLACDLWLALDYVASNASVMNLLVISFDRYFSITRPLTYRAKRTPKRAGIMIGMAWLISFMLWAPVILCWQYFVGERTVPPEECQIQFLYEPIITFGTAIAAFYIPVSVMTILYCRIYKETEKRTKDLAELQGSESVAEFETVKPQKTLLKSCFSCKQQNLVKRERCQASWSSSSRSTSATAKASQAASTCMDWAKADQLTTCSSYASSEDEDKLATESVFQVTYKSPSKSKAEEYNETTDDVVKDQPEESDFENQKYFLSPTKEHAQKSKKCVAYKFRLVVKADGTQEANNGCRKVKITPCSAALSKDPSIKSMDPNINNQITKRKRMVLIKERKAAQTLSAILLAFIITWTPYNIMVLISTFCSDCIPLTLWHLGYWLCYVNSTVNPMCYALCNKTFRKTFKMLLFCQWKKKKVEEKLYWQGNTRLP; translated from the coding sequence ATGGAAGTCAATTTATTCAGTAATTCTACTGTTGTAAACAGTTCATCCATCAACCATAAGCAGTTAGAAGGGCATAGCCTCTGGGAAGTCATTACTATTGCCACTGTAACTGCAATTGTAAGCTTAATAACCATAGTGGGAAATATTCTTGTAATGATATCCTTTAAGGTTAACAGTCAGCTCAAAACTGTCAACAATTATTACTTGCTCAGCCTCGCCTGTGCAGATCTCATCATTGGAATATTTTCTATGAACCTTTATACATCCTATATACTCATAGGCCATTGGACTCTTGGAAGCCTTGCCTGTGACCTGTGGCTGGCACTGGACTATGTAGCTAGCAATGCCTCAGTAATGAACCTCCTAGTCATTAGTTTTGACAGGTATTTTTCCATCACAAGGCCTTTAACTTACAGGGCCAAACGCACACCCAAAAGAGCTGGCATCATGATTGGTATGGCTTGGCTAATTTCCTTCATGTTGTGGGCACCCGTAATCTTATGCTGGCAGTACTTTGTGGGTGAACGAACAGTACCACCTGAAGAGTGCCAGATACAGTTTCTGTATGAACCCATTATTACCTTTGGTACTGCAATTGCTGCTTTTTACATTCCAGTGTCTGTGATGACCATTCTGTACTGCCGCATTTATAAAGAGACAGAGAAACGCACCAAGGACCTCGCTGAACTGCAGGGCTCAGAGTCTGTGGCAGAGTTTGAGACAGTAAAGCCTCAGAAAACTCTTCTGAAATCTTGCTTCAGTTGCAAACAACAAAACTTAgtaaaaagagagagatgtCAGGCTTCTTGGTCTTCATCTAGTCGAAGTACATCAGCTACAGCGAAGGCTTCCCAGGCAGCGAGTACTTGCATGGACTGGGCTAAGGCTGACCAGTTAACCACCTGCAGCAGCTACGCATCATCAGAAGACGAGGATAAACTTGCCACTGAGTCAGTTTTCCAAGTAACTTACAAAAGTCCATCTAAAAGTAAGGCAGAAGAGTATAATGAGACTACAGATGATGTTGTCAAAGACCAACCTGAAGAAAGTGATTTTGAGAACCAGAAATACTTTTTGTCTCCTACCAAAGAACATgcacaaaaaagtaaaaaatgtgtGGCCTATAAATTCCGTTTGGTGGTTAAGGCTGATGGCACCCAGGAAGCCAACAACGGTTGCcgaaaagtaaaaataactccttgttctgctgctctgtcaaAGGACCCTTCCATCAAAAGCATGGATCCAAATATAAATAACCAAATCACCAAAAGGAAACGGATGGTTCTTATAAAGGAACGCAAAGCAGCACAGACTTTAAGTGCCATTCTTTTGGCTTTTATCATCACATGGACTCCCTATAATATCATGGTTTTGATCTCCACATTTTGCTCTGACTGTATTCCCCTGACACTGTGGCACCTTGGATATTGGCTATGCTATGTAAACAGCACTGTTAACCCCATGTGTTATGCCCTCTGTAATAAAACTTTCAGGAAGACTTTTAAGATGCTTCTTTTCTgccagtggaaaaagaaaaaagtggaagaGAAACTATACTGGCAGGGAAATACCAGGCTGCCATAA